The nucleotide sequence GCTTTCCCATACAACCATGGATCCAACTGCTTCCTCTCCATGAATATTTGAGATATCAAATGCCTCTATTCTTATTGGTAGCCGTTTGAGTTCAAGTTCCTTCATAAGTTCTTGAAGAACTACCTCGCTGCCTTTTCTCGAGAGTAAGTAATCCCTCAATAAAGCCCTTGCATTCTCATCTGCCATTCTCTGTATCTCGTATCTTTTCCCTCTTTTCGGTATCAGTACCTCTACACTCCCCCTTCTTTTTAAAGATAGCCATCCCTCAATCCTGTGCCTATCAGGTATGTCTGCGGGAATGATTATCTCATGAGGTATAAGTTTTTCTCCGCTATAGAATTGTTCTATCAATGTAACCAGTGCATCGGTATCTTCTACGCCTTCAAGGTTATCAAGAAAAAGGTCTTTCTTACCGAGTAGCATTCCATTTCTGATAAAAAGAACAGTCGCTATACCAACAACGCCCTCTCTTGCAAAGCCAATTACATCAATGTCTTCAAGAGACGGTTCTATAATCCTCTGTTTTTCGATTATTCGCTCGATAGCCTTTATCTTATTCCTGATAGATGCCGCCTCTTCAAAATGCATATCTTCAGCGGCTTTATACATCCTTATCTTCAGTTTATCAATCAGATCTGTATTTCTTCCCTGCAAAAAGAGTTTCACCTCATTTGCTATCTCATCATACTGCTCCGTGGATACAACTCCAGAACATGGAGCTATACACCTTCCTATCTGGCTCTCAAGACATGGGCGATTAATCTTATCAAACTTGAGATTACAGGTTCTGAGCGGAAATGTCTTCCTGATAAATGAGAGTGTCTCCCACATAGGACCCGATGGCACATAGGGACCAAAATACATCGCACCATCATTCTTTACCTTTCTTACAACCTGAATCCTTGGCCATTTTTCCTTCGGAGAAAGTCTCAGATATGGATAGTTCTTATCATCTCTCAAAACTACATTAAACCTCGGCTTATGCTTTTTTATTAAATTTGCCTCAAGGAGTAATGCCTCCATATCAGTTATCGTGACGATATATTCAATATCGACTACATCTTTGACCATTGACCTCTTACGAGAATCTAAATCTGAGGAATCAGAAAAATAGGCTCTTACCCTTTCTCTAAGTGATTTTGCCTTACCAACATACAACACCCTTCCATTCCTGTCCTTCATCAGATAGACGCCGGGACTATCAGGCAATACCTTCAATTTATTTTGAATATCTACTGACAACATCCTTATTACTTATTCCGATTTCCAATTCTGTTTCTTTAAGTTTCTTAATCTTATCTCTGAGTTCTGCGGCACGTTCAAATTCGAGGTTTTTGGCTGCCTCTCTCATCTCTTTCTCAATCTGTTTTATCATCAATCTCAGTTCTTCCTGGGATTTATATCTTTCTATCCTTTCAGAAACAACCGGGACTGTAACATAATCAGCCTCGTATACCGAGCGAAGAACTTCATGTATACCTTTCTTTATAGACTCAGGTGTTATATTATTTCTGTGGTTATATTCTTCCTGAAGCCTTCTCCTCCTTTCAGTCTCTTTGATTGCTATATCCATAGATCTTGTTAATGTCCCTGCATACATTATTACCTCACCATTTATATTCCGTGCAGCCCTTCCTGCGGTCTGTATAAGTGACCTTTCTGAACGGAGAAAACCCTCTTTATCTGCATCAAGAATTGCCACAAGTGAGACCTCTGGTATATCAAGTCCTTCTCTAAGCAGATTTATACCTATAAGACAGTCAAATTTTCCGAGCCTTAAATCTCTGATGATCTCAACCCTATCAAGTGTATCAACATCTGAATGGAGATACTTCACCCTTATCCCGAGTTCTCGATAGTAGTCTGTAAGATCTTCGGCCATCCTCTTTGTAAGAGTAGTCACTAATACCCTTTCATTTTTCTCAGACCTTAGGTTTATTTCATAAAGAAGATCATCTACCTGTCCTTTCACAGGTCTCACGGTAATCTTTGGGTCCGTAAGACCGGTTGGTCTCACAATCTGCTCAACCACCTTTCCCTCAGCTTTCTTTAATTCGTATGGTCCTGGTGTCGCAGATACATATATGGTCTGTGAAACATACGATTCAAATTCTTTAAATGTAAGTGGACGATTATCGAGGGCTGAAGGAAGTCTGAATCCATATTCAACGAGGGTTAATTTCCTTGAATGGTCACCTTCATACATCCCTCTTAATTGTGGTATGGTAGCATGAGATTCATCTATTATGAATAATGAGCCCTCTGGAAAATAATCTATCAGGGTAGGAGGGGGCTCTCCATGCATTCTTCCTGTAAGGTGTCTTGAGTAATTTTCTATACCATGACAATAGCCGAATTCTCTGAGCATCTCGAGGTCGAACCTTGTCCGCTGCTCAATCCTCTGTGCCTCAAGGAGTCTTCCCTGTTCTCTAAAAAATCTTATCCTTTCCTCAAGTTCTATCTCAATAGTCTCAATCGCCATCTCCATCCTTTCTCTCGGCGTTACATAGTGACTGCTCGGATATACAGCTAACTTGGGCAGCTCTTCGTAGCCCTCTCCTGTAAGCGGGTCTATCCTCTTTATTGATTCTATGTAATCACCAAACATCTCTACCCTTACTGCATCTGTCTCAGAATATGATGGAAATATCTCTATTACTTCACCTCTCACACGAAATGTTCCTCTGTAGAATTCAACATTATTTCGTTCATACTGTATCTCCACAAGTTTTCTGAGTATATCATCCCTGTCTATATTCATCCCGGGCTGAAGATAAAGAAGCATACCGTGATATGCCTCTGGAGAGCCAAGCCCATATATGCATGAGACAGAGGCTACGATAATCACATCGTTCCTCTCAAAAAGTGCCATTGTTGCAGAATGTCTCAATCTGTCTATCTCATCGTTGATGAGTGCGTCTTTTTCTATATATGTATCTGTTTGAGGAATATATGCCTCTGGTTGATAATAGTCATAATAACTGACAAAATATTCAACTGCATTCTCAGGGAAAAATCTCCTAAACTCATTGAATAACTGTGCTGCAAGCGTCTTGTTATGGGCAATCACCAGAGTGGGTTTCTGAACCTTTTCAATCACATTTGCTATTGTGAAGGTCTTACCAGAACCTGTAACGCCAAGAAGGACCTGGTGCTTCAGTCCTTTTTTTATACCATCAACCAGTTTCTCTATAGCTTGCGGCTGGTCACCCTTCGGCGT is from Nitrospirota bacterium and encodes:
- the uvrC gene encoding excinuclease ABC subunit UvrC, with protein sequence MLSVDIQNKLKVLPDSPGVYLMKDRNGRVLYVGKAKSLRERVRAYFSDSSDLDSRKRSMVKDVVDIEYIVTITDMEALLLEANLIKKHKPRFNVVLRDDKNYPYLRLSPKEKWPRIQVVRKVKNDGAMYFGPYVPSGPMWETLSFIRKTFPLRTCNLKFDKINRPCLESQIGRCIAPCSGVVSTEQYDEIANEVKLFLQGRNTDLIDKLKIRMYKAAEDMHFEEAASIRNKIKAIERIIEKQRIIEPSLEDIDVIGFAREGVVGIATVLFIRNGMLLGKKDLFLDNLEGVEDTDALVTLIEQFYSGEKLIPHEIIIPADIPDRHRIEGWLSLKRRGSVEVLIPKRGKRYEIQRMADENARALLRDYLLSRKGSEVVLQELMKELELKRLPIRIEAFDISNIHGEEAVGSMVVWESNSPKRSGYRHFKIRTVDGADDFAMMYEVVNRRYRRLLEEDNNLPDLIIVDGGKGQLNAAISALAELGLSTKDMDIIGLAKEKIVEGRESRVERRKSREESREKKFERVYLPGKSDPIVLTPTSAVTHLLQRIRDEAHRFAISHHRKLRKKKAVLSILDGIRGVGKTRKVALLRHFGDIKRLRKASLDEIASVKGMTKKSAEAVYNSLKEM
- the uvrB gene encoding excinuclease ABC subunit UvrB yields the protein MGRFRLYSEYTPKGDQPQAIEKLVDGIKKGLKHQVLLGVTGSGKTFTIANVIEKVQKPTLVIAHNKTLAAQLFNEFRRFFPENAVEYFVSYYDYYQPEAYIPQTDTYIEKDALINDEIDRLRHSATMALFERNDVIIVASVSCIYGLGSPEAYHGMLLYLQPGMNIDRDDILRKLVEIQYERNNVEFYRGTFRVRGEVIEIFPSYSETDAVRVEMFGDYIESIKRIDPLTGEGYEELPKLAVYPSSHYVTPRERMEMAIETIEIELEERIRFFREQGRLLEAQRIEQRTRFDLEMLREFGYCHGIENYSRHLTGRMHGEPPPTLIDYFPEGSLFIIDESHATIPQLRGMYEGDHSRKLTLVEYGFRLPSALDNRPLTFKEFESYVSQTIYVSATPGPYELKKAEGKVVEQIVRPTGLTDPKITVRPVKGQVDDLLYEINLRSEKNERVLVTTLTKRMAEDLTDYYRELGIRVKYLHSDVDTLDRVEIIRDLRLGKFDCLIGINLLREGLDIPEVSLVAILDADKEGFLRSERSLIQTAGRAARNINGEVIMYAGTLTRSMDIAIKETERRRRLQEEYNHRNNITPESIKKGIHEVLRSVYEADYVTVPVVSERIERYKSQEELRLMIKQIEKEMREAAKNLEFERAAELRDKIKKLKETELEIGISNKDVVSRYSK